A part of Aurantimicrobium sp. MWH-Uga1 genomic DNA contains:
- a CDS encoding type 1 glutamine amidotransferase, translating to MSKTILLITHEETVASDYGYVADYLTELGHTVIHHEVLNATKNYDGFLPANTNFPSLVGVDSVIIFGSFTHAYNPATRAWVEEEIEFIRTIRERGIPYLGICFGAQLLAEVLGGRTIKADRMEVGMIEFDTSAGCPTAPGPWFSWHNDIVELPEDVEILARSEIAPQVFKAGNSLGVQFHPEVTTELMNEWLRVGGDELTGTYTADEFRQEWNAKGKYAQAHGRELIDWFLTVEPVSA from the coding sequence GTGTCAAAAACAATTCTTCTTATCACGCACGAGGAAACCGTTGCATCGGACTATGGTTATGTGGCGGACTATCTGACCGAGCTTGGCCACACAGTTATTCATCACGAAGTGCTCAATGCGACCAAAAACTATGACGGGTTCCTCCCCGCCAACACCAACTTCCCCTCCCTGGTCGGTGTTGACTCTGTCATTATTTTTGGCTCATTCACTCACGCCTACAATCCTGCAACTCGTGCATGGGTCGAAGAAGAAATCGAATTTATACGGACCATACGCGAACGTGGCATTCCCTATCTCGGCATCTGTTTCGGAGCCCAGCTCCTTGCAGAAGTTCTTGGCGGTCGAACCATCAAGGCAGATCGGATGGAGGTGGGCATGATCGAATTCGATACTTCTGCCGGATGCCCTACCGCGCCAGGACCCTGGTTCTCATGGCATAACGACATCGTCGAACTCCCTGAGGACGTTGAGATTCTTGCACGCTCCGAAATTGCTCCCCAGGTTTTCAAAGCCGGAAACTCTTTGGGAGTCCAGTTCCATCCAGAGGTGACAACAGAGCTCATGAACGAGTGGCTTCGTGTTGGCGGAGATGAATTGACCGGGACCTACACCGCGGATGAATTCAGGCAAGAATGGAATGCGAAGGGTAAATATGCCCAAGCTCATGGCAGGGAACTCATTGATTGGTTCCTTACCGTTGAACCTGTCAGCGCATAA
- a CDS encoding glutamine synthetase family protein has product MASHTATAPTTMADCAKIIEQNQIHTVECIFTDTWGMPRGKRLPVEQFLSGAGFAIAAVAFSWNFRSDVEATPWFERDMGAPDMKAIPDLQSFRIAGWEEGMATVMCDMVDGHTGEAITMDGRGMLKKTIAEFDKLGYGINLATELEFHLFNDDWTPISDQAYCYSMDRADELENVIGGIRHALERSGIEVEASNVEYGPSQIEINLKYDDALTMVDKTILFRHIVRRVARKNNLHATFMAKPINGGAGSGMHVHLSLTDKAGKNLFAAKDSDHVVHSDLMRKFLTGVLTHNLELQIIAQPTQNDYKRIVDYSFSPTQVCWGLDNRLVGVRCITDAGPGTRMEVRWAAADSNPYLVAQGYLQAGLDGIRNNYELIPQTIGDAHLDESLVRFATSMRDSLENFSKSTWNVECFGQDFVENFTIMQQNEMAAFAAWVTDWETQRYRDVI; this is encoded by the coding sequence ATGGCATCACACACCGCTACAGCACCCACAACGATGGCTGATTGCGCGAAAATCATCGAGCAAAACCAGATTCACACGGTCGAATGTATCTTCACAGATACATGGGGAATGCCCCGAGGTAAGCGGTTACCGGTTGAACAGTTTCTCTCCGGAGCAGGATTCGCTATCGCTGCAGTGGCCTTCTCGTGGAACTTCCGCTCGGATGTAGAAGCAACACCGTGGTTTGAGCGCGACATGGGCGCACCAGATATGAAAGCCATCCCAGATCTGCAGTCTTTCCGCATCGCAGGATGGGAAGAAGGAATGGCGACTGTCATGTGCGACATGGTGGATGGCCACACCGGAGAAGCCATCACAATGGATGGTCGCGGCATGCTCAAAAAGACCATCGCAGAATTCGACAAGCTTGGCTACGGCATCAACCTGGCAACGGAGCTCGAGTTCCACCTCTTCAACGATGACTGGACTCCCATTTCTGACCAGGCCTATTGCTACTCCATGGACCGTGCTGATGAGCTGGAGAATGTCATTGGCGGGATTCGTCACGCTCTGGAACGCTCAGGCATCGAAGTCGAAGCATCCAATGTCGAATATGGGCCATCCCAGATTGAAATCAATCTCAAATACGATGACGCCTTGACCATGGTCGACAAAACGATACTGTTCCGCCACATCGTTCGCCGCGTTGCCCGCAAAAACAATCTGCATGCGACCTTCATGGCAAAGCCCATCAACGGAGGCGCTGGTTCCGGAATGCACGTTCACCTCAGCCTGACCGATAAGGCAGGTAAGAACTTGTTTGCAGCCAAAGACTCAGACCACGTAGTGCACTCTGACCTGATGAGAAAGTTCCTGACCGGCGTACTCACACACAACCTGGAACTTCAGATCATTGCGCAACCAACACAAAATGATTACAAGCGCATCGTGGATTACTCGTTCTCCCCCACACAAGTTTGCTGGGGACTCGACAACCGCTTGGTTGGAGTTCGGTGCATCACTGATGCGGGGCCGGGAACCCGCATGGAAGTTCGATGGGCTGCTGCAGACTCTAACCCCTACCTCGTAGCGCAGGGTTATCTCCAAGCAGGACTTGATGGAATTCGGAATAACTACGAACTCATTCCACAAACTATCGGCGACGCCCACCTCGATGAGTCGCTCGTGAGGTTTGCCACTTCGATGCGTGACTCTCTAGAAAACTTCTCCAAGAGCACCTGGAACGTTGAGTGCTTCGGTCAAGACTTTGTTGAAAATTTCACCATCATGCAACAGAACGAAATGGCAGCATTTGCTGCGTGGGTGACTGACTGGGAAACCCAACGATACCGAGACGTCATCTAA
- a CDS encoding aldehyde dehydrogenase has translation MNFPTKSVQEWTDYANTLTWPQAMVIDGKAQAAKDDSYVPLVTPRDGSTVTQVPYATSDELEQAVVAARRAFDEGPWPRMAPKQRKELMLAWVALMEQHRTELATMLSVEMGKPIADAWGIELRALINTYRWYAEMADKDLDEISPVGEDDLALITREPVGVVAVVTPWNFPLTLSAWKIAPALAVGCTVVHKPADLTPLTAVRIAELALEAGIPAGVLNVLPGRGSVIGKGLGLHRAIDSLAFTGSTEVGRAYMEYAAQSNLKRVWLELGGKSPNIILPDAPDLQTAIDTAAWGIFFNTGQMCTAPSRLIVHQDVADEVIAGVIKAAENYKPGDPFNPATKMGPLASSSRRAEVQAHVDRGLADGSTLALGGHSVELSAPLAGGAYYEPTVFINVNPDSALAQEEIFGPVLSVTTVKDDEEAIRVANNSDYGLAAGLWTANVSKVHRLARQIRAGTVWVNCYEEGDLTVPFGGFKLSGNGRDKSRHALDKYTELKTTYIKL, from the coding sequence ATGAACTTCCCCACCAAGAGTGTTCAGGAATGGACTGACTACGCAAATACTTTGACCTGGCCACAGGCAATGGTTATCGATGGCAAAGCACAAGCGGCCAAAGACGACTCGTATGTTCCACTGGTTACCCCACGAGACGGATCTACAGTTACTCAAGTTCCATACGCAACCAGTGATGAACTCGAGCAAGCAGTTGTAGCTGCCCGCAGGGCCTTCGACGAAGGCCCCTGGCCACGCATGGCACCAAAGCAGCGTAAAGAGCTCATGTTGGCATGGGTCGCATTGATGGAGCAGCACCGCACGGAGCTTGCTACCATGCTCAGCGTGGAGATGGGAAAGCCCATCGCAGACGCATGGGGTATTGAACTTCGAGCATTGATCAACACCTATCGTTGGTATGCCGAGATGGCAGATAAAGATCTGGATGAAATTTCTCCCGTAGGTGAAGACGACCTCGCACTCATCACACGTGAGCCTGTGGGTGTCGTTGCCGTGGTAACACCCTGGAACTTCCCGCTAACTCTCTCTGCATGGAAGATTGCCCCTGCGCTGGCTGTCGGCTGCACCGTAGTTCACAAGCCTGCTGATCTCACACCGCTGACTGCTGTCCGCATTGCAGAACTGGCACTCGAGGCCGGTATCCCTGCCGGAGTGCTGAACGTATTGCCTGGACGCGGTTCAGTCATTGGTAAGGGACTCGGTCTTCACCGCGCCATTGACTCACTAGCCTTCACTGGTTCCACCGAAGTCGGCCGCGCATATATGGAATATGCAGCGCAGTCGAACCTCAAGCGTGTGTGGCTTGAACTTGGAGGCAAGTCACCGAACATCATCCTTCCGGATGCTCCAGACTTGCAGACTGCTATCGACACAGCTGCCTGGGGTATCTTCTTCAACACAGGCCAGATGTGTACGGCACCTTCTCGGTTGATTGTGCACCAGGACGTCGCTGACGAAGTTATTGCTGGTGTTATCAAAGCCGCCGAAAACTACAAGCCTGGAGATCCATTCAATCCTGCGACCAAGATGGGACCGCTTGCCTCTTCATCACGCCGTGCTGAAGTGCAGGCACACGTTGACCGCGGTCTTGCAGATGGTTCAACTCTGGCACTCGGAGGTCACTCAGTAGAGCTCAGCGCCCCACTTGCTGGCGGCGCCTATTACGAACCCACCGTCTTTATCAATGTGAACCCTGACTCTGCTCTAGCGCAAGAAGAGATTTTTGGACCAGTACTTTCTGTGACCACGGTTAAGGACGACGAGGAAGCAATTCGTGTGGCCAACAACTCTGACTACGGGCTTGCTGCTGGTCTCTGGACAGCTAACGTCTCTAAGGTGCACCGTTTGGCTCGTCAGATTCGGGCTGGAACTGTCTGGGTGAATTGCTACGAAGAAGGAGATCTCACAGTTCCATTCGGCGGTTTCAAACTCAGTGGCAATGGGCGCGACAAATCACGTCATGCTTTAGATAAGTACACCGAGTTGAAGACCACCTATATCAAGCTTTAA
- a CDS encoding acetoacetate decarboxylase family protein: MSTLKGFLAPKTPSGKSAIIPEMPWHYSGTLLTVEYLTDPANVRAILPAELELADEQPGAVALIWADWQSCSDDFEELLDPDRSQYMETFVVVRCKYEGVTYSRCVAIWVTKDFAMARGWFQGYPKKLGSMHATRVYNRGKATPRLEAGAKFGASLAAYDHRLASAKVTLTGPVESNGFVNGHKMLHSRWVPSITPGAGNSLDQLITMGGVDLDLGQAWGGTAELTLSDSQWDELGSLLPVDKILGGYYREVGTTFNGGTLVADLGSNPSI; the protein is encoded by the coding sequence ATGAGCACACTTAAAGGTTTTCTAGCCCCCAAAACTCCGTCGGGCAAAAGCGCCATCATTCCAGAGATGCCCTGGCATTACTCCGGAACGCTCCTGACTGTTGAGTACCTCACCGACCCTGCCAACGTCCGAGCCATCCTTCCTGCTGAGTTGGAGCTGGCGGATGAGCAACCTGGCGCTGTTGCGTTAATTTGGGCTGACTGGCAGTCGTGTTCTGATGACTTTGAAGAGTTGCTAGATCCAGACCGCTCGCAGTACATGGAGACCTTCGTGGTCGTGCGTTGCAAGTACGAGGGTGTCACCTATAGCCGCTGCGTCGCTATCTGGGTAACCAAAGACTTCGCAATGGCTCGTGGTTGGTTCCAGGGCTACCCCAAGAAGCTTGGATCGATGCACGCCACCCGTGTTTACAACCGCGGCAAGGCAACTCCACGTCTTGAAGCAGGAGCAAAGTTCGGCGCTAGCCTTGCTGCCTATGATCACCGACTGGCGTCGGCAAAGGTGACCCTCACCGGTCCCGTTGAGAGCAACGGTTTTGTCAACGGCCACAAGATGCTACACAGCCGCTGGGTTCCTTCGATTACTCCCGGCGCAGGGAACTCACTCGACCAGCTCATCACCATGGGTGGTGTCGACCTTGATCTGGGACAGGCCTGGGGTGGCACAGCTGAACTCACCCTCAGTGATTCGCAGTGGGATGAACTTGGTTCACTCCTCCCCGTAGATAAGATTCTTGGCGGTTACTACCGAGAAGTTGGCACCACCTTTAATGGGGGAACCTTGGTTGCTGATTTAGGATCCAACCCGAGTATCTAA
- a CDS encoding GntR family transcriptional regulator, translating into MIPPRQHQVRPQLGDEAASFLRDQITSGTLPAGAPVRPETVADELGISTTPAREALQALRAEGFLDLAPRRGFTVAKVDGNDVRDMFLVQSMVAGELAARAAVNATPETIASLEHIHNELVAAANREDLGALEELNHAFHREINLTADAPRLAWVIKLVSRYAPRRFYASIKGWPETTVHDHTGLLEAIREGNAERARHEMVEHVRHAGEQLASHIDARIAAQN; encoded by the coding sequence ATGATCCCTCCCCGCCAGCACCAGGTTCGCCCACAACTCGGCGATGAGGCAGCCTCTTTCCTGCGTGACCAAATCACTTCGGGAACCCTGCCAGCTGGCGCACCAGTTCGCCCTGAAACTGTCGCGGACGAACTGGGAATTTCTACTACTCCTGCACGTGAAGCACTCCAAGCACTTCGTGCTGAAGGATTCCTTGACCTAGCACCCCGTCGTGGATTTACGGTTGCCAAGGTTGATGGTAACGATGTTCGGGACATGTTCTTGGTGCAATCCATGGTTGCAGGCGAACTCGCAGCTCGTGCTGCAGTCAATGCCACTCCTGAGACAATTGCCAGTCTGGAGCACATCCACAACGAACTCGTTGCTGCCGCTAACCGCGAGGATTTGGGAGCACTTGAAGAACTCAATCATGCGTTCCACCGTGAAATAAATCTCACCGCTGATGCCCCTCGCCTGGCGTGGGTTATCAAGCTGGTTTCCCGCTATGCACCCCGTCGTTTTTACGCTTCTATCAAGGGATGGCCAGAAACAACCGTGCATGATCACACTGGATTGCTTGAGGCCATCCGTGAGGGAAATGCCGAGCGCGCCCGCCACGAAATGGTTGAGCACGTTCGTCATGCCGGTGAGCAGCTAGCTAGCCACATCGACGCACGTATCGCTGCCCAGAACTAG
- a CDS encoding NAD-dependent succinate-semialdehyde dehydrogenase, which produces MSYFEPDADLLAASDKALASISTARLLPAAKTFDVIDPATEKVIGTLPDHTPADALTALAKADAAGKKWARTSPRLRSDTLHAVYAKLIENKDTLAYIISREMGKPLAEGYAEVQYSADYVRWFAEEALRAQGLYRDSPAGDATILVRRAPVGNAVLIAPWNFPMAMATRKIAPALAAGCACVVKPANLTPLTTVVVQDLMVQAGVPEDLVQVITTTDAPGFSSTLLADQRVRKISFTGSTPVGSTLMELAAKNIVKSSMELGGNAPLIVFDDADLERAIDGAILAKMRNGGQTCVAANRMFIQEGIADAFVEGFTAKMAAFKLGNAMNKEVDLGPVIDDRAVQRLTHLVNDAIAKGATLRTGGKAPEREGHYFEPTVLDNVPANADIASTEIFGPVAAISRFKTQEEVIAKANDTEFGLAAFVFTENLDRAVNVAEALETGMVGINNGLLSNIAAPFGGVKASGTGREGGAEGLEEYQEIRYFTMKRRETF; this is translated from the coding sequence ATGTCGTACTTCGAACCAGATGCCGATCTTTTAGCGGCATCGGACAAAGCGCTTGCAAGCATCAGCACAGCACGGCTACTTCCAGCAGCGAAGACATTTGATGTCATTGATCCAGCAACTGAAAAGGTCATTGGCACTCTTCCTGACCACACCCCAGCTGATGCACTCACGGCTCTTGCGAAGGCTGACGCAGCTGGAAAGAAGTGGGCTCGCACCAGCCCCCGCCTGCGCTCGGACACACTCCATGCCGTTTACGCCAAGCTGATTGAAAACAAAGACACCCTCGCCTACATCATCTCTCGTGAGATGGGTAAGCCTCTTGCAGAAGGGTATGCAGAGGTTCAATACTCCGCAGATTATGTACGGTGGTTTGCTGAGGAAGCGTTGCGTGCACAGGGGCTCTACCGAGACTCGCCTGCGGGGGATGCCACCATATTGGTTCGTCGCGCTCCTGTCGGTAATGCAGTGTTGATTGCCCCCTGGAATTTCCCCATGGCAATGGCCACGCGAAAGATTGCACCAGCGCTCGCGGCGGGCTGTGCCTGTGTGGTTAAGCCTGCCAACCTCACACCACTGACCACTGTTGTTGTGCAGGATTTGATGGTTCAGGCAGGTGTCCCTGAAGACCTCGTTCAGGTCATCACCACAACTGATGCCCCTGGTTTCAGCTCAACCCTGTTGGCTGACCAGCGAGTTCGCAAGATTTCATTTACTGGCTCAACTCCCGTTGGTTCCACACTGATGGAGCTGGCGGCAAAGAACATTGTCAAGAGCTCCATGGAGCTCGGCGGTAATGCGCCACTCATTGTTTTTGATGATGCTGACCTAGAGCGCGCCATTGACGGAGCCATTTTGGCCAAGATGCGTAACGGTGGACAAACATGTGTGGCTGCCAACCGTATGTTTATTCAAGAAGGCATCGCTGATGCGTTTGTCGAAGGCTTCACTGCCAAGATGGCAGCATTTAAGCTCGGTAACGCGATGAATAAAGAAGTCGATCTGGGTCCGGTTATCGATGATCGTGCAGTCCAACGCTTGACTCACCTAGTCAATGATGCAATTGCGAAGGGGGCAACTCTTCGCACGGGTGGAAAAGCGCCTGAGCGTGAAGGCCACTATTTTGAGCCCACTGTTCTCGATAACGTCCCAGCGAACGCTGATATTGCGTCGACAGAAATCTTCGGACCGGTTGCAGCTATATCTCGCTTTAAGACTCAAGAAGAAGTTATTGCAAAGGCAAATGACACAGAGTTTGGTCTTGCAGCTTTTGTTTTCACCGAAAATCTTGATCGCGCCGTCAACGTTGCCGAAGCACTCGAAACAGGCATGGTGGGAATCAACAATGGCCTGCTCTCCAATATTGCCGCACCGTTCGGCGGAGTTAAAGCCTCGGGAACTGGGCGTGAAGGTGGCGCAGAAGGCCTCGAGGAATACCAGGAGATTCGTTACTTCACGATGAAGCGTCGCGAGACGTTCTAA
- a CDS encoding acyl-CoA dehydrogenase family protein produces the protein MTSHLNDEEQMLVDTVRAFIDRDVKPTVNEVEHANEYPEAWIEQMKEMGIYGLAVPEEYDGLPISMPAYVQVTEELARGWMSLSGAMGGHTVVAKLLTLYGTEEQKSKYLPLMATGELRATMALTEPSGGSDLQAIATVAKTDGDDLVINGSKTWISNARRSGLIALLAKTDPAAEPRHTGMSIILVEPGPGFNVSRDLPKLGYKGVESCEISFDDYRTPVTQILGGEPGKGFTQFMKGLEVGRIQVAARSLGVAAAALEDSIKYAQERETFGKPIWKHQSIGNYLAEMATKLTAARQLTLFAAEKYESGERCDMEAGMAKLYASEVAMEIALNAIRIHGGYGYSTEYDVERYFRDAPLMIVGEGTNEIQKNVIAQQLIARGGL, from the coding sequence ATGACCTCACATCTCAACGACGAAGAACAGATGCTCGTCGACACCGTTCGAGCATTTATTGACCGCGATGTAAAGCCCACAGTCAACGAAGTTGAACACGCGAATGAATACCCCGAAGCGTGGATTGAACAGATGAAAGAAATGGGTATCTATGGGCTTGCAGTTCCCGAGGAATATGACGGTCTCCCCATTTCTATGCCTGCCTATGTCCAGGTCACCGAGGAACTTGCGCGTGGATGGATGAGCCTCTCGGGAGCAATGGGTGGTCACACCGTTGTTGCCAAGTTGCTGACCCTCTATGGAACCGAAGAACAAAAGAGCAAGTACTTGCCATTGATGGCAACCGGAGAGCTTCGCGCCACAATGGCATTGACAGAACCCAGTGGTGGTTCAGACCTCCAAGCAATCGCCACAGTTGCAAAAACAGATGGTGATGATCTTGTTATCAACGGATCAAAAACTTGGATTTCAAATGCGCGCCGTTCGGGATTGATTGCACTGTTAGCAAAGACCGATCCAGCTGCAGAGCCCCGTCATACTGGGATGTCCATCATTCTTGTTGAGCCGGGACCTGGCTTCAACGTCTCCCGGGATCTCCCCAAATTGGGATACAAGGGTGTTGAGTCGTGTGAGATTTCCTTCGATGACTATCGCACACCAGTAACCCAAATTCTTGGTGGTGAACCAGGTAAGGGGTTCACTCAATTCATGAAAGGTCTGGAGGTTGGCCGTATTCAGGTTGCTGCTCGATCTCTCGGTGTAGCAGCAGCGGCGTTGGAAGATTCCATCAAATATGCGCAGGAGAGAGAAACCTTTGGCAAGCCCATTTGGAAGCACCAATCTATAGGTAACTACCTGGCAGAGATGGCAACGAAGCTCACCGCAGCGCGACAGCTCACACTCTTTGCTGCAGAGAAATATGAAAGCGGTGAGCGTTGTGACATGGAAGCTGGCATGGCCAAGCTGTATGCCTCTGAAGTTGCAATGGAGATAGCTCTGAACGCAATTCGCATTCATGGAGGTTATGGCTACTCAACCGAATACGATGTTGAGCGCTACTTCCGTGATGCTCCGTTGATGATTGTTGGTGAGGGCACCAATGAAATTCAGAAAAACGTCATCGCCCAGCAACTAATTGCCCGCGGTGGGCTCTAA
- a CDS encoding zinc-binding dehydrogenase, with translation MKSVVLVEANKPLVFEEREIPTAEPGEEIIKVIACGVCHSDIHVADGHFGGPLPLVLGHEIVGEHPELGRVLVYAPWGCRKDDCRQCNAGLEMICANSHEAGVVDDGGYSEYMRVPSRDYLVPIGDLDPVTTAPLACGGLTAFRAVKRTLPHLNVPGAKALIIGAGGLGQFAVQFIKKLANVELTVLDMADDKLAAAKELGADHAVKELPAGVKYDAIIDFVGANPTMQAAAGAVNRQGILVVVGLAGGRLEFGVGVIPSEAVITTSIWGSLAEMKELLEFVRTQGVAHLVETMPLGDAQEALDRLRRGEIRGRVVLTVAE, from the coding sequence GTGAAATCTGTCGTCTTGGTGGAAGCAAATAAGCCACTAGTTTTCGAAGAACGAGAGATTCCCACTGCTGAGCCAGGTGAAGAAATCATCAAGGTCATCGCTTGCGGGGTATGCCACTCAGACATCCATGTTGCTGATGGCCACTTTGGTGGACCCCTTCCACTGGTGCTCGGTCACGAAATTGTAGGAGAACACCCTGAGCTTGGTCGTGTGCTTGTTTATGCACCGTGGGGATGTCGAAAGGATGACTGCCGCCAGTGCAACGCAGGCCTAGAAATGATTTGCGCCAACAGCCACGAAGCTGGGGTTGTTGATGACGGTGGTTACAGCGAATACATGCGTGTGCCCAGCCGTGACTACCTCGTTCCCATTGGGGATTTGGACCCTGTAACAACGGCGCCACTTGCGTGCGGTGGCCTCACCGCTTTCCGCGCAGTCAAGCGCACACTTCCACACCTCAATGTTCCAGGGGCGAAAGCACTCATCATTGGCGCTGGGGGCTTGGGCCAGTTTGCGGTTCAATTCATTAAGAAGCTAGCCAACGTTGAACTCACCGTTCTCGATATGGCAGATGACAAACTGGCTGCAGCCAAAGAACTCGGTGCCGATCACGCAGTGAAGGAACTTCCTGCTGGGGTAAAGTATGACGCCATCATCGACTTTGTGGGAGCAAACCCCACAATGCAGGCAGCTGCTGGCGCGGTCAATCGCCAGGGCATTCTTGTTGTGGTCGGGCTTGCAGGTGGTCGTCTCGAGTTCGGAGTGGGCGTCATTCCTAGCGAGGCAGTTATCACCACAAGCATTTGGGGAAGCCTGGCAGAAATGAAAGAACTCCTCGAGTTCGTTAGGACGCAGGGGGTTGCCCACCTGGTTGAAACCATGCCACTCGGCGACGCACAAGAAGCACTCGACCGTTTGCGCCGAGGAGAAATCCGTGGCCGAGTTGTCCTCACCGTTGCCGAATAA
- a CDS encoding APC family permease, giving the protein MSSTLEAKGAGLSKGRLGVAGIVFFVVAASAPMAGMTGVVPVAAVLGNGAAVPGAYVFVGIILLLFSVGFTAMSHKVTNAGAFFAYVGKGLGLNMGVAASFVSVLAYMAVQFCIYGFFAAMMSFTFAGMGVDLPWFVWFVVGWVFVTLLSLFSVDVGAKFLGVLTSLEVLSMLITGIAILANGGPEGWNFEASFAPTNVFAGGFAGTAGIALAFAFASFIGFESTAIYGEEAKDPKKTVRRATYWAVGIIAGLFAIVSFAMMTGMGSSSVIDQILERSDGLADPAAVLFSLAGEYVGPWMATLMQVLIITSLFAGLLAFQNAGARYFFAMSRGGTLPAKLATTNRRGAPSGGVWTMSIAGFIVVGLFAVFALDPILNLFYWLSAVAVLAITLVEILVSIAVIAYFSKNEGANVWQGKIAPALAAIGMSLAMYLIVARFNLLAGTAADGVDPSLPESAFGLSPLGWFLVTLPAIFFVIGLIVGIVNKKENATLTQDMMS; this is encoded by the coding sequence ATGTCATCCACTCTCGAAGCGAAGGGCGCGGGGCTGAGTAAAGGCCGCCTCGGTGTAGCCGGAATCGTCTTCTTCGTCGTAGCTGCTTCTGCGCCGATGGCGGGTATGACTGGTGTTGTACCAGTTGCCGCAGTTCTCGGTAATGGCGCTGCTGTTCCAGGAGCCTACGTATTCGTAGGAATCATCCTGCTGCTCTTCAGCGTTGGTTTCACCGCGATGAGCCACAAGGTAACTAACGCAGGTGCGTTCTTCGCTTATGTTGGTAAAGGTCTTGGCCTCAACATGGGCGTGGCTGCATCGTTCGTTTCCGTCCTTGCTTACATGGCAGTCCAGTTCTGCATCTACGGATTCTTTGCCGCAATGATGAGCTTCACCTTTGCTGGTATGGGCGTTGATTTGCCCTGGTTCGTCTGGTTCGTTGTGGGTTGGGTTTTCGTAACTCTGCTCTCGCTGTTCAGCGTTGACGTGGGTGCTAAGTTCCTCGGTGTTCTCACCAGTCTTGAAGTGCTCTCCATGCTGATTACCGGTATTGCCATCCTGGCAAACGGTGGTCCAGAAGGCTGGAACTTCGAAGCAAGCTTCGCTCCAACAAACGTATTTGCTGGTGGCTTTGCTGGAACCGCGGGTATCGCACTCGCATTCGCATTCGCTTCTTTCATCGGATTCGAATCAACCGCCATCTACGGTGAAGAAGCAAAAGACCCCAAGAAGACCGTCCGTCGCGCAACCTATTGGGCTGTGGGAATCATCGCAGGTCTGTTCGCCATTGTGAGCTTCGCGATGATGACCGGCATGGGATCTTCCTCTGTTATCGATCAGATTCTCGAGCGTTCTGACGGACTTGCAGACCCTGCTGCCGTTCTGTTCTCCCTCGCTGGTGAATACGTCGGTCCTTGGATGGCAACCCTCATGCAGGTGCTGATCATCACAAGCTTGTTCGCAGGACTGCTCGCATTCCAGAACGCGGGTGCTCGCTACTTCTTCGCGATGAGTCGTGGTGGAACTCTTCCTGCAAAGTTAGCTACTACCAACCGTCGTGGGGCTCCTTCCGGTGGCGTCTGGACCATGTCTATCGCCGGCTTCATTGTTGTTGGACTTTTCGCAGTCTTTGCACTTGACCCCATCCTCAACCTGTTCTACTGGCTCAGCGCTGTTGCAGTGCTTGCCATCACTCTGGTTGAGATTTTGGTCAGCATTGCTGTGATTGCTTACTTCTCGAAGAACGAAGGCGCCAATGTCTGGCAGGGCAAGATTGCTCCAGCACTGGCAGCAATCGGTATGTCTTTGGCGATGTATCTCATCGTTGCTCGCTTCAACCTGCTTGCAGGTACCGCAGCAGACGGCGTTGACCCATCACTGCCCGAAAGCGCATTTGGGCTGAGCCCGTTGGGTTGGTTCCTGGTGACCCTCCCTGCAATCTTCTTTGTGATCGGCCTCATTGTTGGAATCGTTAACAAGAAGGAAAACGCAACCTTGACTCAGGACATGATGTCCTAA